The following proteins are encoded in a genomic region of Streptomyces sp. NBC_01723:
- a CDS encoding peptidoglycan recognition protein family protein: MRGFLASSIGVTTAAALAVPLAPPAAAATSAPPPTTPRAAQAEAYAPGGTQSLPLTPLARDRAPGVAAQGLPRRDVRHFSLVGVVWDDPGTELHGRVEVRTRAAATGAWSGWQELETHNADHAADPGTTESTADRVRGATAPLWVGESDGVEVRVRADTAPEAAARAVPAATASTLPTGMRLELVDPGKGAPPPAAPGPEDGPEGEPRTTAASDASAEALAASAVNAGLAPLGATEIPALSQARTEAELGTGQQAKPYVGARPSITTRHGWGADEGLREKGFVYTKKVKAAFVHHSATGNNYRCAQAPSVIRSIYRYHVHSTGWRDLGYNFLVDKCGNIYEGRAGGVSKAVLGAHTLGFNSNSMGIAVLGTYSDRKPSAAAVKAIARLTAWKLGIYGMNPDGKTYLKSGGGNLYRKGKNVRLNVISGHRDGFATNCPGRLLYGKLDTSRSKAARYQGR, encoded by the coding sequence ATGCGTGGATTCCTTGCTTCCTCGATCGGTGTCACGACCGCGGCGGCCCTGGCCGTCCCGCTCGCCCCACCCGCGGCGGCGGCCACCTCCGCGCCCCCGCCCACGACCCCGAGAGCGGCGCAGGCCGAGGCATACGCCCCCGGCGGCACCCAGTCGCTGCCCCTCACCCCCCTCGCCCGCGACCGCGCCCCCGGCGTCGCCGCACAGGGCCTGCCCCGCCGGGACGTACGGCACTTCTCGCTCGTCGGCGTCGTCTGGGACGACCCGGGCACCGAACTGCACGGCCGCGTCGAGGTCCGTACGCGCGCGGCCGCCACCGGCGCCTGGTCCGGCTGGCAGGAGTTGGAGACCCACAACGCCGACCACGCCGCCGACCCCGGCACCACCGAGAGCACTGCCGACCGGGTCCGCGGCGCCACCGCGCCCCTGTGGGTGGGCGAGTCCGACGGGGTGGAGGTGCGGGTGCGGGCGGACACCGCGCCCGAGGCCGCCGCCCGAGCCGTCCCGGCGGCCACCGCGTCGACGCTCCCCACCGGCATGCGTCTCGAACTCGTCGACCCCGGCAAGGGCGCCCCGCCCCCGGCGGCACCCGGACCGGAGGACGGACCGGAGGGCGAGCCCCGCACCACGGCGGCGTCCGACGCGTCCGCCGAAGCGCTCGCCGCCTCCGCCGTCAACGCCGGCCTCGCCCCGCTCGGCGCCACCGAGATCCCGGCCCTCAGCCAGGCCAGGACCGAGGCCGAACTCGGCACCGGGCAGCAGGCCAAGCCGTACGTCGGCGCCCGCCCGAGCATCACCACGCGCCACGGCTGGGGCGCGGACGAGGGGCTGAGGGAGAAGGGATTCGTGTACACGAAGAAGGTCAAGGCGGCCTTCGTGCACCACTCGGCCACCGGCAACAACTACCGCTGCGCACAGGCGCCGTCGGTCATTCGCAGTATCTACCGCTACCACGTCCACAGCACGGGCTGGCGTGACCTCGGCTACAACTTCCTCGTCGACAAGTGCGGAAACATCTACGAGGGCCGCGCCGGGGGAGTGTCCAAGGCGGTGCTCGGCGCCCACACCCTGGGGTTCAACTCCAACAGCATGGGCATCGCCGTTCTCGGCACGTACAGCGACAGGAAGCCGTCCGCGGCCGCCGTGAAGGCGATCGCGCGGCTCACCGCGTGGAAGCTCGGCATCTACGGCATGAATCCGGACGGGAAGACATACCTGAAGTCCGGTGGTGGCAATCTCTACCGAAAAGGTAAGAACGTACGACTGAACGTCATCTCAGGTCACCGCGACGGCTTCGCGACGAACTGCCCCGGCAGGCTGCTCTACGGCAAGCTCGACACGAGCCGCTCGAAGGCGGCGCGGTACCAGGGCCGCTGA
- a CDS encoding TIGR03089 family protein has protein sequence MNATDRTPADLLSSALAADPGRPLVTFYDDATGERVELSVATFANWVAKTANLLQDELSVEPGDRVALLLPAHWQTAVWLLACASVGVVADVAGDPASADVVVSGPEPESLDAARACSGARIALALRPLGGRFAPRAPEGFADYAVEVPGQGDRFVPYAPVDPEAPALIVAGREFSGAEVVERARAEASGLGLTGPGARILSGLPYDTWEGLSAGLYGPLASGGSVVLCRHLERAGDGVLDQRIEAERVSATAR, from the coding sequence GTGAACGCGACCGATCGCACCCCTGCCGACCTGCTGAGTTCCGCGCTCGCCGCGGACCCGGGACGCCCCCTGGTGACCTTCTACGACGACGCCACCGGCGAACGCGTCGAACTGTCCGTCGCCACCTTCGCCAATTGGGTGGCCAAGACCGCGAACCTGCTCCAGGACGAACTCTCCGTCGAACCCGGCGACCGGGTCGCCCTGCTGCTGCCCGCGCACTGGCAGACGGCGGTGTGGCTGCTGGCGTGCGCGTCGGTGGGTGTCGTCGCCGACGTGGCGGGTGACCCGGCGTCGGCCGACGTGGTCGTCAGCGGGCCGGAGCCCGAGTCGCTGGACGCCGCGCGGGCGTGCTCGGGCGCGCGGATCGCGCTGGCGCTGCGGCCGCTCGGGGGGCGGTTCGCGCCGCGCGCGCCGGAGGGCTTCGCCGACTACGCGGTGGAGGTGCCGGGGCAGGGGGACCGGTTCGTGCCGTACGCGCCGGTGGATCCGGAGGCGCCCGCGCTGATCGTGGCCGGGCGGGAGTTCAGCGGGGCCGAGGTCGTGGAGCGGGCGCGGGCGGAGGCGTCCGGGCTGGGGCTCACCGGACCGGGGGCGCGGATTCTGTCGGGGCTGCCGTACGACACGTGGGAGGGGTTGAGCGCGGGGTTGTACGGGCCTTTGGCGAGTGGGGGGTCGGTGGTGTTGTGTCGGCATCTGGAGCGGGCGGGGGACGGGGTGCTGGATCAGCGGATCGAGGCGGAGAGGGTTTCGGCGACGGCTCGGTGA
- a CDS encoding LCP family protein, translating into MVVGAHGCGTEGDVSDDAGKGAGASASGDGLRRRRRRRRLARAGIAVGVLAVGAVGVGWAVYAKLNGNITSDEAAAAELARYEKERPTALVRGAQNVLLIGSDSRSGDGNARYGRDSGTERSDTTILLHLAAGRDSATAVSLPRDLMVNVPGCHGPDGARTAPVFTQFNYAFAAGGSACSIRTVEKLTGIRIDHHVVVDFQGFKKMVDALDGVEVCLRKPVDDEDAKLRLPAGRVTLDGEEALGYVRARKSLGDGSDTDRMDRQQRFLGALVNKVQSNGVLLNPVKLYPVLDAATSSLTTDPNLASLRGLYDLVRGLRDIPTERVQFLTVPRESYTGDANRDQLVQPDAEQLFTRLRTDDPVTIAAPAPGEPGDADSPAPTFSGNTADEDVCE; encoded by the coding sequence ATGGTCGTAGGAGCGCATGGGTGCGGGACGGAGGGAGACGTGAGCGATGACGCCGGCAAGGGGGCGGGGGCGTCCGCGTCCGGGGACGGGCTGAGGCGGCGGCGTCGGAGGCGGCGGCTGGCCCGGGCGGGGATCGCGGTCGGCGTGCTTGCCGTCGGTGCCGTGGGCGTCGGGTGGGCGGTGTACGCGAAGCTGAACGGGAACATCACGTCGGACGAGGCGGCGGCCGCCGAACTCGCCCGGTACGAGAAGGAGCGCCCCACCGCCCTGGTGCGCGGCGCGCAGAACGTGCTGCTGATCGGGTCGGACTCGCGCTCCGGCGACGGCAACGCGCGCTACGGCCGGGACTCCGGGACCGAGCGGTCGGACACCACGATCCTGCTGCACCTGGCGGCGGGCCGGGACAGCGCCACCGCCGTCTCCCTCCCCCGCGACCTGATGGTGAACGTGCCCGGCTGCCACGGCCCGGACGGGGCACGCACCGCGCCGGTGTTCACACAGTTCAACTACGCCTTCGCGGCCGGCGGTTCGGCGTGTTCGATCCGGACCGTGGAGAAGCTGACCGGCATCCGGATCGATCACCACGTGGTCGTCGACTTCCAGGGTTTCAAGAAGATGGTCGACGCCCTCGACGGCGTCGAGGTGTGCCTGCGCAAGCCGGTCGACGACGAGGACGCCAAGCTGAGACTGCCCGCGGGCCGGGTGACGCTCGACGGTGAGGAGGCCCTCGGATACGTCCGCGCCCGCAAGTCGCTCGGGGACGGCAGCGACACCGACCGGATGGACCGGCAGCAGCGCTTTCTCGGGGCGCTCGTGAACAAGGTGCAGAGCAATGGCGTACTGCTGAATCCGGTGAAGCTGTACCCGGTTCTCGACGCGGCCACGTCGTCACTGACCACGGACCCGAATCTGGCGAGTCTGCGCGGCCTGTACGACCTCGTGCGCGGACTGCGCGACATTCCCACCGAGCGCGTGCAGTTCCTGACCGTCCCCCGGGAGTCCTACACGGGCGACGCCAATCGGGACCAGCTCGTGCAGCCCGACGCCGAGCAGCTCTTCACCCGGCTGCGGACGGACGACCCGGTGACGATCGCGGCGCCGGCCCCCGGCGAGCCCGGTGACGCCGATTCTCCGGCGCCGACGTTCAGCGGGAACACCGCCGACGAAGACGTCTGCGAGTAA
- a CDS encoding LCP family protein, whose product MDAQGRGRAGDIDPADQWVLNPDTGEYELRLPPSAAQSPVPGPRGAAPAPAPDRQVPPQRRRRSAPEEPPPGRAGRRRPAKKKSRGKRVLLWTGGTMAFVVLAGGTAGYLYLQHLNGNIQSVSDDGASTGGFQKDKAINILLIGTDKRTGSGNEGYGDTGSAGHADTTILLHVSKDRSNATALSIPRDLIVDVPDCPTTQEDGTQKVIPGSSGVRFNTSLGQDGRTPSCTMRTVTELTGVTPDNFMVADFNAVKTLTSAVGGVDVCLAKDIDDPDSHLKLPAGEHTVEGEQALAFVRTRHSVGFGGDLSRIEIQQQFLSALMRKLKSNDTLTSPSKMLKLAEAGTEALTVDSKLDSIGKLKDLGLELGKLNTKNLTFTTVPVIDNPAEKVKATVVLKEGPAQQVFDMMQNDVSFTEVKKKESEKEKKEAAAVAARLKGEQSEPSEVRVRVMNGGAPAGSAQQELSYLQTDAGVTKSENAGNAPAEVAKTTLEYAPDQADQARALAEILGLSGAAMKPGESVTNSQGLPTMTLTLGKDFKGAGVKLDATSAKAPEDLQKSTADKVECAK is encoded by the coding sequence GTGGACGCGCAAGGCCGTGGACGGGCGGGCGACATCGACCCCGCAGACCAGTGGGTACTCAATCCGGACACCGGCGAATACGAACTGCGACTGCCCCCTTCCGCAGCGCAGTCACCGGTACCGGGCCCCCGGGGCGCCGCGCCCGCCCCGGCACCGGACCGTCAGGTCCCCCCGCAGCGCAGACGTCGTTCGGCTCCTGAGGAACCGCCGCCGGGGCGGGCCGGGCGCCGGCGGCCGGCGAAGAAGAAGTCGAGGGGCAAGCGCGTCCTGCTGTGGACGGGCGGCACCATGGCGTTCGTCGTCCTCGCCGGCGGCACCGCCGGGTACCTCTACCTCCAGCACCTGAACGGCAACATCCAGTCCGTCTCCGACGACGGCGCGAGCACCGGTGGCTTCCAGAAGGACAAGGCCATCAACATCCTGCTGATCGGCACCGACAAGCGCACCGGCAGCGGCAACGAGGGCTACGGCGACACCGGGAGCGCCGGCCACGCCGACACCACGATCCTGCTGCACGTGTCCAAGGACCGCTCCAACGCCACCGCGCTCAGCATCCCCCGCGACCTGATAGTCGACGTCCCCGACTGCCCCACCACGCAGGAGGACGGGACGCAGAAGGTCATCCCCGGCTCCAGCGGCGTCCGCTTCAACACCAGCCTCGGCCAGGACGGCCGAACCCCGAGCTGCACCATGCGGACCGTCACCGAGCTGACCGGGGTGACGCCGGACAACTTCATGGTGGCCGACTTCAACGCGGTCAAGACGCTGACCTCGGCCGTCGGCGGCGTCGACGTGTGCCTGGCGAAGGACATCGACGACCCGGACTCGCACCTGAAGCTTCCGGCCGGCGAGCACACCGTGGAGGGCGAGCAGGCACTGGCCTTCGTCCGCACCCGGCACTCCGTGGGCTTCGGCGGCGACCTGAGCCGTATCGAGATCCAGCAGCAGTTCCTCAGCGCGCTGATGCGCAAGCTGAAGTCCAACGACACGCTGACCAGCCCGTCGAAGATGCTGAAGCTGGCCGAGGCGGGGACCGAGGCGCTGACCGTCGACTCCAAGCTGGACAGCATCGGCAAGCTGAAGGACCTCGGCCTGGAGCTGGGCAAGCTCAACACCAAGAACCTGACCTTCACCACGGTGCCGGTGATCGACAACCCGGCCGAGAAGGTCAAGGCGACGGTCGTGCTGAAGGAGGGGCCCGCCCAGCAGGTCTTCGACATGATGCAGAACGACGTCTCCTTCACCGAGGTCAAGAAGAAGGAGTCGGAGAAGGAGAAGAAGGAGGCGGCCGCGGTCGCCGCCCGGCTCAAGGGCGAGCAGTCCGAGCCCTCCGAGGTCCGCGTCCGCGTCATGAACGGCGGCGCCCCCGCCGGCAGCGCCCAGCAGGAACTCTCCTACCTCCAGACGGACGCCGGCGTCACCAAGTCCGAGAACGCCGGCAACGCCCCCGCGGAAGTCGCCAAGACCACCCTGGAGTACGCCCCCGACCAGGCCGACCAGGCCCGCGCCCTCGCCGAGATCCTCGGCCTGTCCGGCGCCGCCATGAAACCCGGCGAGAGCGTCACCAACTCCCAGGGCCTGCCCACCATGACCCTCACCCTCGGCAAGGACTTCAAGGGCGCCGGAGTCAAACTCGACGCCACCTCCGCGAAGGCCCCGGAGGACCTCCAGAAGTCCACCGCGGACAAGGTCGAGTGCGCGAAGTGA
- a CDS encoding LCP family protein — protein MTQGSVHGEGTRPGAIRQAHGGDTGAEDGGGTGTAGPPGRRDGNRRRSGRRRPGRRRRALRWSATVLAVLILGTAGAGYLYYQHLNGNIEKGARSNGDSKAHRTEPNAAGQTPLNILLIGSDSRASEANVALGGGKNHRDNPPLADVQMLIHLAADRKSAAVVSIPRDTRVDIPACENAETGEKFPATNAIINETLARGGAGCTLAAWENLTGVYIDHWMTIDFAGVVSMADAVGGVEVCVNQNVWDRPLPGVPGGSGLKMEAGRTKVQGEEALQWLRTRHAWGSDPLRARAQHMYMNSMIRTLKQQNVFTDTGRLMNLAEAATKSLTVSEEIGTVKKLYDLGMQLKTVPTDRITMTTIPTVADDQDANHLLPAAGADQMWAMLRDDVSFDDKGGKDGKGGGSGKDAKDPKDAEGATGKPSDEPAADSDIGVLVQNATRSDSLGPVSGRAGAVAGTLVQKGFSRAAADTSAALSEERTLVRYPSDELAGDAQRVADALGIPASAVRKSTDVSGITLAVGADWRSGTSYPKQKTPEAGDLPDDSDALNGSDTGKCMDVYKPYRW, from the coding sequence ATGACGCAGGGCAGTGTGCACGGGGAGGGAACGCGACCGGGCGCGATCCGGCAGGCTCACGGCGGGGACACCGGCGCCGAGGACGGGGGCGGCACCGGCACGGCGGGACCGCCGGGCCGGAGGGACGGGAACCGCCGCCGGTCCGGGCGGCGGCGCCCCGGACGCCGGCGCCGGGCGCTGCGCTGGTCGGCGACGGTCCTCGCGGTGCTGATACTCGGCACGGCGGGCGCCGGATACCTCTACTACCAGCACCTGAACGGCAACATCGAGAAGGGCGCGCGGAGCAACGGCGACTCCAAGGCGCACCGCACCGAGCCGAACGCGGCCGGCCAGACTCCCCTGAACATCCTGCTGATCGGTTCCGACAGCCGCGCCTCCGAGGCCAACGTGGCGCTGGGCGGCGGCAAGAACCACCGCGACAACCCGCCGCTGGCCGACGTGCAGATGCTGATCCACCTGGCCGCGGACCGCAAGAGCGCGGCGGTGGTGAGCATCCCCCGTGACACCCGCGTGGACATCCCCGCGTGCGAGAACGCGGAGACCGGGGAGAAGTTCCCCGCGACCAACGCCATCATCAACGAGACGCTGGCCCGCGGCGGCGCCGGCTGCACCCTGGCCGCCTGGGAGAACCTCACCGGGGTCTACATCGACCACTGGATGACGATCGACTTCGCGGGCGTGGTCTCGATGGCGGACGCCGTCGGCGGCGTCGAGGTCTGTGTGAACCAGAACGTGTGGGACCGGCCGCTGCCCGGCGTACCCGGCGGCTCGGGCCTGAAGATGGAGGCCGGCCGCACCAAGGTGCAGGGCGAGGAGGCGCTCCAGTGGCTGCGCACCCGGCACGCCTGGGGCAGCGACCCGCTGCGGGCCCGCGCCCAGCACATGTACATGAACTCGATGATCCGCACGCTGAAGCAGCAGAACGTCTTCACCGACACCGGCCGGCTGATGAACCTGGCCGAGGCCGCCACCAAGTCCCTGACCGTCTCCGAGGAGATCGGCACGGTCAAGAAGCTGTACGACCTGGGCATGCAGCTCAAGACGGTGCCCACGGACCGCATCACCATGACGACGATCCCCACCGTGGCGGACGACCAGGACGCCAACCACCTGCTGCCGGCCGCCGGGGCGGACCAGATGTGGGCGATGCTCCGCGACGACGTGTCCTTCGACGACAAGGGCGGCAAGGACGGCAAGGGCGGCGGGAGCGGCAAGGACGCGAAGGACCCGAAGGACGCCGAGGGCGCCACCGGGAAGCCCTCCGACGAGCCCGCCGCCGACTCCGACATCGGCGTCCTGGTCCAGAACGCCACCCGCTCCGACTCGCTCGGCCCGGTCAGCGGACGGGCGGGCGCCGTCGCCGGGACGCTGGTGCAGAAGGGCTTCTCCAGGGCGGCGGCCGACACCTCCGCCGCCCTCTCCGAGGAGCGGACGCTGGTCCGATACCCGAGCGACGAGTTGGCCGGCGACGCACAACGCGTCGCCGATGCGCTGGGCATCCCGGCGAGCGCGGTGCGCAAGTCCACCGACGTGTCCGGGATCACGCTCGCCGTGGGAGCTGACTGGCGCTCGGGCACGTCCTATCCGAAGCAGAAGACGCCCGAGGCGGGAGACCTGCCGGACGACAGCGACGCCCTCAACGGCTCGGACACCGGCAAGTGCATGGACGTCTACAAGCCCTACCGATGGTAG
- a CDS encoding LCP family protein, which produces MDAQGRGRADDVDPADQWVLNPRTGEYELRLSPSAPQSSVPGPRRGAPRSGDAGGNTAGTARRRTAAPGREVPPQRRRRPATEEPVPGRRGRRPEKKSKGKRALLWVGGSTAFVVLVAGVGGYVYLKHLEGNVSTTDVGSAGSSSFKKDEAFNILIIGTDKRTGEGNEGYGDKGSVGHADTNILLHVSEDRSNATALSIPRDLIVDVPDCETVQEDGTKKIIPGTSNVRFNTSLGESGRDAGCTMRTVKEATGIQPHHFMMADFNAVKTLTTAVGGVDVCVEKAVDDPKSHLKLPAGESKVEGEQALAFVRTRHAFGNEGDLDRIKVQQQFLGSLMRKMSSSDTLTSPTKLVKLAEAATNALTVDKAIGNVGTLKDLALELKKVPPKNITFTTVPVIDNPAEKVKATVVVNETTGPQVFDMIRNDISFTEVKQKEKKEAAAVAARLKGEQSEPSEVRVRVMNGGAPAGSAQQELSYLQTDAGVTKSENAGNAPAEVAKTTLEYAPDQADQARALAEILGLSGAAMKPGESVTNSQGLPTMTLTLGKDFKGAGVKLDAKSIETPDLDKSTADQKQCAS; this is translated from the coding sequence GTGGACGCGCAAGGACGTGGGCGGGCAGACGATGTCGATCCCGCAGACCAGTGGGTACTGAATCCACGCACCGGCGAATACGAACTGCGACTGTCCCCTTCCGCACCGCAGTCGTCCGTTCCGGGCCCCCGCCGGGGCGCACCCCGCTCCGGCGACGCCGGCGGGAACACGGCGGGCACGGCCCGTCGCCGTACGGCCGCGCCCGGCCGCGAGGTCCCGCCGCAGCGACGGCGCAGGCCCGCGACCGAGGAGCCGGTACCGGGGCGGCGCGGACGCCGGCCGGAGAAGAAGTCGAAGGGCAAGCGCGCCCTGCTCTGGGTCGGGGGCAGCACGGCCTTCGTCGTCCTCGTGGCCGGGGTCGGCGGCTACGTCTACCTCAAGCACCTCGAGGGCAACGTCTCGACGACGGACGTCGGCAGCGCCGGAAGCAGCAGCTTCAAGAAGGACGAGGCCTTCAACATCCTCATCATCGGCACCGACAAGCGCACCGGTGAGGGCAACGAGGGCTACGGCGACAAGGGCAGCGTCGGGCACGCGGACACGAACATACTGCTGCACGTCTCCGAGGACCGCTCCAACGCCACCGCCCTCAGCATCCCGCGCGACCTGATCGTCGACGTCCCCGACTGCGAGACCGTGCAGGAGGACGGCACGAAGAAGATCATCCCCGGCACCTCGAACGTCCGCTTCAACACCAGCCTCGGCGAGAGCGGCCGGGACGCGGGCTGCACCATGCGCACGGTGAAGGAGGCGACCGGGATCCAGCCGCACCACTTCATGATGGCCGACTTCAACGCGGTCAAGACGCTGACCACCGCGGTCGGCGGCGTCGACGTGTGCGTGGAGAAGGCCGTGGACGACCCCAAGTCCCATCTCAAGCTGCCCGCGGGCGAGTCGAAGGTGGAGGGCGAGCAGGCGCTGGCCTTCGTCCGCACCCGACACGCCTTCGGCAACGAGGGCGACCTGGACCGCATCAAGGTGCAGCAGCAGTTCCTGGGCTCGCTCATGCGGAAGATGTCCTCCAGCGACACCCTCACCAGCCCCACCAAGCTGGTGAAGCTCGCCGAGGCCGCCACCAATGCCCTGACCGTGGACAAGGCCATCGGCAACGTGGGCACGCTCAAGGACCTGGCCCTGGAGCTGAAGAAGGTGCCTCCGAAGAACATCACCTTCACCACGGTGCCGGTGATCGACAACCCCGCCGAGAAGGTCAAGGCGACGGTGGTGGTGAACGAGACCACGGGCCCCCAGGTCTTCGACATGATCAGGAACGACATCTCCTTCACCGAGGTCAAGCAGAAGGAGAAGAAGGAGGCGGCCGCGGTCGCCGCCCGGCTCAAGGGCGAGCAGTCCGAGCCCTCCGAGGTCCGCGTCCGCGTCATGAACGGCGGCGCCCCCGCCGGCAGCGCCCAGCAGGAACTCTCCTACCTCCAGACGGACGCCGGCGTCACCAAGTCCGAGAACGCCGGCAACGCCCCCGCGGAAGTCGCCAAGACCACCCTGGAGTACGCCCCCGACCAGGCCGACCAGGCCCGCGCCCTCGCCGAGATCCTCGGCCTGTCCGGCGCCGCCATGAAACCCGGCGAGAGCGTCACCAACTCCCAGGGCCTGCCCACCATGACCCTCACCCTCGGCAAGGACTTCAAGGGCGCCGGAGTGAAGCTCGACGCCAAGTCCATCGAGACGCCGGACCTGGACAAGTCCACGGCCGACCAGAAGCAGTGCGCCAGTTGA
- a CDS encoding LCP family protein, protein MTRSGVQEEDRRETVPDVQESDGTGGRRPRRARRALRWSAVVLAVVLAGTAGAGYLYYEHLNGNLKKDPLNLGDGKVAAPTPNAAGQTPLNILVIGSDARDSEENQQLGGARETFGSTPLADVQMLVHLSADRSNMSVVSMPRDTLVEIPKCTDPDDGKVYPASGGRMMTNQSLGHGGPGCTVATWQELTGIHIDHFVMVDFAGVVSMADAVGGVPVCVDADIHSRDSEGHGSGLKLEKGTHPVKGEQALQWLRTRYGFEDGSDLARAKAQHMYLNSMVRTLRENATLDNPNKLRRLAEEATSALTVDPGLDTVKKLYDLSDELRRVKPERITMTTMPNRYVGARVEPTEDAEQLFRLVREDIALDGKDAKKKPEAEPEEPDDPAASDGEIAVQVRNGTRTDRLGAAGGRANTVAGLLVERGFTRAVADPSVLPSEDRTLVRYPSADLEGDARRVAKALGIPASSVQRSTDVSGVTLVVGADWREGKAYREPESDDRTPESAEALNGADKNACMKVDPAFSP, encoded by the coding sequence GTGACGCGGAGCGGTGTGCAGGAGGAGGACAGACGGGAGACCGTCCCGGACGTCCAGGAGAGTGACGGGACCGGCGGACGCCGTCCGCGGCGTGCCCGCCGGGCGCTGCGCTGGAGCGCGGTGGTGCTCGCCGTGGTCCTGGCCGGCACGGCCGGTGCCGGTTACCTCTACTACGAGCACCTCAACGGCAACCTCAAGAAGGACCCCCTGAACCTGGGGGACGGCAAGGTGGCCGCGCCGACGCCGAACGCGGCCGGGCAGACCCCGCTGAACATCCTCGTGATCGGCTCGGACGCCCGGGACAGCGAGGAGAACCAGCAACTGGGCGGCGCCCGCGAGACGTTCGGCTCCACGCCGCTGGCGGACGTGCAGATGCTGGTGCACCTGTCCGCCGACCGCAGCAACATGTCGGTGGTGAGCATGCCGCGCGACACCCTGGTCGAGATACCCAAGTGCACCGACCCGGACGACGGGAAGGTGTACCCGGCGAGCGGCGGCCGGATGATGACCAACCAGAGCCTCGGGCACGGCGGCCCCGGCTGCACGGTGGCCACCTGGCAGGAGCTGACCGGCATCCACATCGACCACTTCGTGATGGTGGACTTCGCGGGCGTGGTCTCGATGGCGGACGCCGTCGGCGGCGTCCCGGTGTGTGTGGACGCCGACATCCACTCACGCGACAGCGAGGGTCACGGCTCGGGGCTGAAGCTGGAGAAGGGCACGCACCCGGTCAAGGGCGAGCAGGCCCTGCAGTGGCTGCGCACCCGCTACGGGTTCGAGGACGGCAGCGACCTGGCACGGGCGAAGGCCCAGCACATGTACCTCAACTCGATGGTCCGGACGCTGCGCGAGAACGCGACCCTCGACAACCCGAACAAGCTGCGCAGGCTGGCCGAGGAGGCCACCTCGGCGCTCACCGTCGACCCGGGCCTGGACACCGTCAAGAAGCTGTACGACCTCAGCGACGAGCTGCGCCGGGTGAAGCCGGAGCGCATCACCATGACCACGATGCCCAACCGGTACGTGGGCGCGCGCGTGGAGCCGACCGAGGACGCCGAACAGCTCTTCCGGCTGGTGCGCGAGGACATCGCGCTGGACGGCAAGGACGCGAAGAAGAAGCCCGAGGCGGAGCCGGAGGAGCCGGACGACCCCGCCGCCTCCGACGGCGAGATCGCGGTCCAGGTCCGCAACGGCACCCGCACGGACCGCCTCGGCGCGGCCGGCGGACGCGCGAACACGGTCGCCGGTCTGCTGGTGGAGCGGGGCTTCACCAGGGCCGTCGCGGACCCCTCGGTACTGCCGAGCGAGGACCGCACGCTCGTCCGCTATCCGAGCGCCGACCTGGAGGGCGACGCCCGGCGCGTGGCCAAGGCCCTTGGGATACCGGCGAGTTCGGTGCAGCGGTCGACCGACGTCTCGGGGGTCACCCTCGTCGTGGGCGCCGACTGGCGCGAGGGCAAGGCGTACCGGGAGCCCGAGTCCGACGACCGCACCCCGGAGTCGGCCGAGGCCCTCAACGGCGCCGACAAGAACGCCTGCATGAAGGTGGACCCGGCGTTCAGCCCCTGA